The nucleotide window CTAGAGGTTAGCTTGATATAAAAGCTTGGTTTAAATAAAAACTGAATTAAGTATTAACCTTCTGTATTACTGCTATTCTGAACTGGGCAGTTTTGAGAAGAGAACCCTTGACGGGCTAATTTGAGGAGGTTCTTTAGAAGTTTTGGGGATTATGGGGGAAGTATTCTTGATTCTATGCAAAATCGGAATCTTTCCGTAGATATGCTCTCTTTCTTTGCTTTTGAGAGATTCCGATGTGGGAAGAGAGCAGAAGATAAGGGAAGTTGCAGGTAAATCCTCGCTTCAATGTCTCTAAATCGGGATGAAGGGTAAAATAGCAGTAAAAAGGGAAAGTAAACCGGTTGGAGCGCGAAAAGCTTTGTTAGAAAACAACAAATCTGTGGTTTCATTGATTAGTTACTAGGGTGGGTTAACCTGCAAAGGAGCTCTCTAAAGACAAGAGAAATCTTCAGGAAATAAGGGAGTTAGAGGAGACGGTTTACGATGGACTTGATTAGGGACGGTATTTACCTCGCCAAGTTAAGCCCTTCTAAAGGAGTGGAACCGGGGAAAAGGATAAGATGAGGAAGCCTTAGCTTTTCAGCCTTTCTCCCCGCCTTTTCAGGTAGCTCCATAGAGTTGAATAGGGCACTTCCAGAATTTTAGCTATTGAGGAAATAGACACCCCTTTTTGTCGGAGTTCTCTAATCTGCTCCCAGTGTTTATCCAGAGGCGACGAGAAGCTCCCTTTGGGTCTACCTAAAGGTTTACCCTCTGCCTTTCTCCTTTTGAGGGCCTCCTTCGTTCTTTGGCTGATTAACTCCCTTTCTATTTCAGCAGCTATGGAGAAGGCCATGGCGAAAACTTTGCTCTGGAGGTCGTCTTTTAAGACCTGCCTGTTTTTAACGACGTGGAGCTCTACCCCTTTGCGAAGGAGTATGGACA belongs to Thermovibrio guaymasensis and includes:
- a CDS encoding recombinase family protein, producing the protein MTYAYLRVSTDRQELENQKFEVLKYANDNKLGNVEFVEETVSGRKSWKERKIGKLIEELQQGDILIITELSRLGRSMLEIMELLSILLRKGVELHVVKNRQVLKDDLQSKVFAMAFSIAAEIERELISQRTKEALKRRKAEGKPLGRPKGSFSSPLDKHWEQIRELRQKGVSISSIAKILEVPYSTLWSYLKRRGERLKS